GTCCGAGAAAGTACTAGGAAAATGTCTTGGAAATAGAAGGAAAGATGTCGTCATAGGAACCAAATTTGGCAAATATAGAGACGGCAAGCAAGTTGAGTACACAGCTGAAGACATTGATAAGGTATGAGTTataaaaaatgacacaaataaaatgaaacacttTTAGATACAATGAATTAATGTTGTATTTTGTGCACAAAAATTTCAGTGGAAAGATAATTCTCATATTTTAGTTCCTCTTTACTTTGGCAGAAAACAAATTCTGACTATCGTGTGCTAATTATGACTACATGATGATGTGagtaaatgtattgatttgaaataaatgtatctGTCAAATGGATTCcattttcacattgatttatcTTGGTTAacttaattttgtatattaaagTTTAGTGTCAAAATAGATGTTAATTTCACAGTGAATTCTCaggaaatattatatttattgtatattatttttaaaaaaattatatttactgTCGTACTAAAAGTTTTCCTTTGACTGATGTTACATACTTTAAACACTAGAATCTTTCAAAGATTCATTTTTAacatataacatttttaaattctttgatattacttatTTTAAACTCTCTATAGTGTTGTAATATTTAATTCTGCACATACTATTTTTCCGTCTGTTATTCTGCAGGCCCTGACAGCAAGTCTTCAGGCACTACAGACAGACTACATTGATTTGTATCAGGTACGTTGTACATATTATGTTTTATAAAAATACACAACCATTATTCTAATACAGGTAGCAGCTGTAATCAACTCAGTAATCATTTAATGGGTGTCTGAATTCTATTGGATAGTTTAAGtataagaaagaaagaaacaaactaGTTTGGTTGTATGGAATATCTGCACCCTAATCTAACTTTATGTGACCTACAGTGTGAGCACTTCAGTGGAGGTagactgacctttgacattgcgTAAACAAACACATTATTGTGCCAGGGGTGTGTTTTTCTTTGCCTTGTGACGTCCCTTATACATACTTTGTATACAAGCACACAATCTGTTCTGTTGTTGGATGAACTACCAGGCTTTCCCATTGTCCGTATtcttacaaatttgaaaagagCATTTGCATGAGGTTGTCAGGCAGTTTAGCTCCCTCTTATCATAATACTTTTGGGGCTATAATAGTGTCTTTAATTATGTATTTCAAGCATGTCTCACCCATGTAAAGTCCATTATTGTGTAAGTGTTAATGACTGATTCTTGCCATTTTTACACTGTTTGATAAAAACTGATGAAAGTCATGTAGGAATTAAGTTGGTTTCAGAATTtgtgcatacatatatgtatttctaaTAATTCATAGTTGATTACAATATATCACTCTACAGTACCCAATACTATGATTATGATTGTAGTACTTACAGGGTTTATAGCTTGATTCATTCTCTTACAGTGTATTTTTAAGGGTGTTAAGTCATAGATAAACTCTACTTTTTATAATTTCCAATGATGTTTTAtggggtgtatgtgtgtggttggggggggggggggcggttaTCACAGAAAGACGTGTGTTGTATGAAAATTCCCTAATCATAGGATCGATAACATGAAATGTCTTCATTCTTTAGAAATACTTTCACAGCATCAGAATAAAGGTAACTGACCAAATGATTGTGACTGATCCTAATAACAATAGatctggggttttttttattatacaaTGGATCATGTCTTGAACTTGGGCCTTGATGTGTCACATCCCATCTGAAACCTCCCTCCTGCCTGGGGTGTTAAAACAGGGTTCCCACCAAAACTAAAGTATATTGAGGTATGAAAATCAACTATGCAAGTTTaataccccctcccccttgtTACCATTGTTCCCAAACCTTAACAAAAAAAACTACCTTTGGGAAATGTGGGTTGGTTTTTAAAAGACCAGTTTCAATACAGTCTTTGGTGTAATAACATACAACAACTACTTGGGATGTACCATTCAGACTTGCCTGGACCTGGATGTTTGTAGATTCTCATTTGTTGCATACTGACCttttttattcaactttaaACCAAAATTGGATCAGAGTGAAAATAAATACTGGTAGTCATTTCTGCATAACTGTTTCACAATTCTAGTACTAGTTTAGTTATGAATGAGGAACATGTCGACAAATGTAAACGCAATTTGCTCACATGCTGTGTGTCACACTTTTATGTTGTAGAACCTAGAACAGAGAGGAAAAATGGTAAAATTTTAAGTTTCTTTCAAATCAAACCAATTTGTGGATCGGAATCcattaataatgatatgcatagacattaaaggaaaaaagaattaattatcaaatttaagtcCTCGTTTTTAGTTTTACTATATAATTTTAAATCATGTTAGATTATTCATTTGGTTTACACAGATGAAAGACACtgaatacatgaaatattttaagCCAATTTTTCACTGAAAACGTTATTTGTTATTAAAGTTGAAATAACCGTAAAGCAAGAAAACGTTTTTCACTAATTATTGTTAGTTTTTTTCTGGAAACCTAAACCTGCGTTCATGTATTggctgtatatatgtgtatggcTGTTGCTGCCTTCATTTATCTTATTATTCATAAAGGAGAATGCCATATCTGAGCCAACACTAAAACTATAAAGCCCTCAATCTTTTGAAATTTTAGAGATTTATGATCATGTTGTCAGGAGGTGAGAAAGGTCGCTGTCCCCAAGAAAATGACCTCATCTATATCTAGACTAGCAGCTGTGAACTCTGTACAGTCTTTACTTGTGCAGGCTGTGTGTAGTGTTAGATGACAAAAGTCAACACATTGTGACAAGTAGGTACTCCAGAAAGTGGGCTGCTAAGTATTTGCTAAGTGTCTCTATGTCAATATTCAGTAGCTGGCATTTACTATTGACTGATGAAGAGATTCACCTCTCTTTCTTTATCTTCAAAAGGTTTCAGTCTGGAATGAAAATATTAGTTCTGAGCTAGCCTTTCTCTTGTTACTTTAAAGGTTTCTCTAACATTAATGCGTCATTTCCTTATTATGCTGCATTCAGATTAAAGAgaatattttaattcataacttttcaaaactgatttgcatattttaaaaggtttaattttctatatttcatatgtactttgatataaaaaaaaaacaattcaattttagaatagactAAATCATACATTCTGTTATGTTATGGAAATGTTATACTTTCACTCTGTATCAAAGCAATTAACACATAGTACTGTAGATTATTATTATGTAGATTTTAATGCccacattttaaatatttgccAGTTAATTCATTTGATGGGGGgtaggtgggggtggggggtggggtggactCAATTTGTGTCCAGTCTGTTGACACCTATGACCCAGAATGTTTACATCTTAATATACACTGTAAATACTATCACCCAATTTGCTTGGTACTCAAAATATtagtttaaagtttaaaaatatttctaaaatataatgaattgaGAGGACTGTTGTTGTcttttacaactgctgacatcagaccatggatgaacgGAACCCTTTACAAACAGGGATAGTAATCacatgaattggattaataacacttgtctcagcatgttggaacatcagagacttgtattacataccatggtttgataagaacagttttatggcctctttagatatacatgaaataccagaggaactgtcaattgtttgtgaatgtgaactattatgtaaaatagccataaaactgttgttatcaaatgatggaatgcaatacaagtctctgtacttccaacatgctgtgccaagtgttattaatccaattcagttgtttactttccctgtttgtaacaagttccattcacccatggtctgatgttggcagttgtaacTCTATTTAGCATAATGGCCTATTGaactattgaaatatttttattagaCATAATTTCCCTTAGCTTATTTTCTACTGGGAGGGTTATTAAAAGTTGACTATATTATTAAAAAATTCTCTTCTTTAACCATAATCCTGTTAGTTTTATCAAAATGGGATAACACCAAATAAAACTCATTCATAATTGATGATTCGTTTTGTGGATTTTATGTTTTAATGTAGATTTTCAGATATTTTGTTTCTGCATTATATTTTGGCCTATACTAGTATctcatttcatatcatttggCATTGTGAATCACTGAATGGTAATTTCTCTGATCCAATCATTGAATGCGATGACTCTGTGTCATATTTCAAAGCAGTTATTTTAGTCACAATCACTACCAGTACTTGTGATATTGGGATGACCGTTTGATTTTCCTAgcagtgctatatataaatttagTCCATTTTGTTGTGTGGATCTATGGAATGGTTTTCACTTTATTCCATGGTTtgtaaacacaaatatttaatcATATTGTTGGATGTGCTTTCTATTTTAGGAAATATTAAAAGATATATTTCCTTctttatataatattactttaATAGTAAATGTAACTTCTGTGTGAACATAAAGTAATCCATCGATATGCcatgtatattttggttaattctcccccccccccccacctccccaCCCTGAGTATGACTTACTGTACCCATTTTGGCCActcatttcagaaaaaaaaatgattttattattaacAGGCACACTGGATGGTAAATTGTAAAAATGTCAAGGAAACTGTAACAgaattaaaaagacaacaagCAAAGGGAAGGATACGGGCATATGGAGTCTGTAATTTTGGACCAAAAGATATCACAGATGTATATGATAATGAGGGCAGTATATGTACTAATCAGGTATGTCAATGGACCTTTTGTGTGTTTGGGGTGTACGTCTGGTACACCAAGGGTGCACCCAAGCACTGGAAATTTTGGTAAGGGTTTCAGCTGTATGGTGCCCTCTAGAGGTGTTGGTATCTAATGATGTAAAGTAGTGATGTAAATTTGATACTTGAGATGATATATTAGTGACAAATGAAATTGAACTGTTCAAAAGAGTTGTATTGCATAGCAGCTAGTGCTGCAGAGTTCACACACTACTTCATTTTCATAAGGGAtaagggtgtgtgtgtatgtatgtatgtgtgtatgtatgtgtgtgtgtgtgtgtgttaatttttgtacatacatatatatatatacacacacattgacattttgatccatcaatttgttttaagtctatatgtttttattttataacagtattataacaattttacatcatattaAGTTCAGAAAAAGTCACAGTGAAACCATGGACTTtgtgcacattttttttttaaagatatttatgATTGTTAATTGTCATACACCTTTCTTGCAATTTCCTTACAAGATATTACTAATGTCACATATGTTAACAATATCAACAATGTTTGGTATTCATATAGGTACCGTATAATTTACTATGGAGGGCCATAGAATATGAAATAATTCCAGAGTGTTTAAAGAGGAACATTGGTGTGTTGGCGTATTCTCCACTCCAACAAGGCTTATTATGTGGTCAGTTTACAAAACCTGAAGACGTACCTGAAGGGCGTCGCCGCACACGGCACTTCAGTAAAGACAGTACAAAACATAGTAGACATGGACAGAAAGGTGCAGAAGCAGAAACATTTAAAGTAAGTTGATATTTCACTTGTTAGTTTTTTGTGGTATGTTAGTATTGTATTTGTGgaatcatgatggttgaatgattagagtggctggcttggaatctgcaggttgcaagTCTGAGCTTTGGTGCTGGCATTTCAGTGTTTACTCTGAATTTCAAAAgtccttggacaagatttgagCCATGATTGTgtcccagtcaacccagctgtataattgggaacctggtaggatagtggTCACAATGTGAATAGAAGATGCAATGGATTGCTTGCCCCCTGGAAGTTGTGGAAATATTGAGGGTCGTTGTGCCATTATAGGGccataccaggggtaataattgtaaagcactgcGAGTATACGTATTGGAAAGCATTGCATAAAATCCAACATTAGTAAATTACTACTTGATTCAACCCACTACAACGATGTGAATTTAAGTTAGTCACTTTTATAGCGTGATTATACTTGAAATGAAAGTCATCAGATTTCCTTTTAAGGAAACTGATAAATAGATGAGGACATAGAATTATTTTAGGCTATTTTATAATAAGCAAACATACCTTACCATTGTAAATGAATCAAACAggtttaatttattcataaattaaTTTGCTCAAATCGGTTTaagtaactttacaattaatTACTTGCTTatgcattttcaaataaatgcaCATTTCCTACTATCAGTATATTGGTTGTAATATATCAAACACCAAAATGTGATTTACCAATGAATGAATAATATTTGCTGTCATTCTTCCCATCTCAGACAATTGACAGCATCAGAGACATCTGTAAAGATGCCAGCGTTTCCATGCCAGCAGCATCGTTGTCGTGGCTACTAGCACAACAGGGCATCTCAGCCGTCATAGTTGGTGCAAGGTCTCCAGAGCAGGTAGAAGACAACTGTAAAATAGTACAACTATCGACAGACACAGTCATGAAATTAGATGAATGTACGGAAGATTTGAAAGATGTCTTCGGTAGTAATCCTGATATGTGGTCACCTGTGTCCAGGTACCATTGAGGTGAAAGTCGTAGTTTCTTATTTGTTAATGAGAACAAGCTATGGTTGCCCCTGGATACCATTGAGGCGATGAAGCTAGTACAAATGTTGGTTGCCCATAGACACTGTTAGGACAGTGATTTGGTGCTATATCAGTTCTAGTAAGTTCACTTTTTAACAGACAAGTGTGTAACACTTATGTTAAATTGTTTTAGTGGTGATTGGGCAACAGTGACGTTAAAAGactttttaaaaagtcaatCCTTTCTATAAATTGCACCCTCTATGAACTAAACATAGCAGAGCTGTGATAGTAACATTGATTGATGTGTAAAACGGTGACTTACTCAAAAAGACaacattgtcatttgtttagtgaaattgaaatgtttgtGACCCATTATATACCAACTATGTAGAGGGGGCTGTTAACatgagtgtacatgtaattatgctGTAGTATGATTTGAAGGTGCAATTTTTTGAAATGATCAATAGTCAGGGCTTGACAGTGAAATGAGACAAACAAGGGTATTTTAAGTTTAATGAATTGTTATGCAATGCCTGCAAAGATAAATTAAAATTAGATATTTGCATTATGTACCAGAATATTGCTATACATACTCTCTCCCTACCTTCAGCTTAATGATTGTGAACGACCtttcatgtacatgcacacacaacaATATGTACAGAAAGTGAAGGTAAAACGTTGATATTGGATGAATGACTTGCCAGGTGAAAAAAGCAATTATATAGAAATGCAACTTCAGATtaaaaattttgtaaattttatttatcttATTCCATCATTCACAGCACAGTTTGGTTTTATTTGTTGTGATTACAACTTAGCTTAAGTAGTGTCAAAGACTGCAAATGTCTAGATAAGAAACCACTCCCTTTGTCGTTCCAAGACAAAACTGGTGTAGAATACCCAAGGCATTGCTTCATAACCTTATAAAGATTTATACTGTAAGCCTTTTTTCACcaaaagtatatttttaaaGCAGCATATTTAAAATTAGAAGTATAATCTGAgtgaatatttttattaaagatgaaatgtaaaatatacaaacaatgcAGATGTAAAAGGTATTATGCGATGCACAAGCCAggtttaacaaaaaaatatggaatatatactcggGTTGTTCTACATAACGACGATGTGCGTCTGTGTCACcaacaacgtgtgtctatgtcaccaacaatgtgtgtctatgtcaccaacaatgtgtgtctatgtcactggttctgctgcgTTTcaaatagaagtcaaaatgttcaaaattgctattacttttgccaattttttaaaaaatattactgttgatggtataattatgttatttacacaatgtttttcttcatttagctggaaaatacttgtgacctaatggttgtcactacgagtcgctagacaagtagtgataaagaccccttaggtcataagtattttcatgctgaatgaagacaaatattggggaataatatctaattgtagTATTGTACTTCCTATGGTATATTCAACCATCACCAGtagaactcaaacctgatattCAGTGTACTAAACAATTCAATAATGTCATTAATTGAAAGTATTAATTActaaaatgttgaggaaactCCTAAACCACCTACCGTCTAACAATGACAGAAGACAGTTTTTCCAGTCATGAAAGAGTCATGTCGATATTATACTAGAGTAGTTTAATCATGAATTTATGCAAGTGTAAATTTTCACCTGAGTGAAAAAACTTAAAACTCATTTTGTACTACTTTTGTAAAATAACTCACCTTTCAAcccaacttttttatttttatttcaaaccaTTATTAATGTGTATTGAATGATTAccatgacattttttgagaagttATTTTCTAACCTCATGCGGTCACTGATTTGATATAGTAGGAGTGGTAATTACGTTGTCAGCACAATGTTCTTGATAATTCTTGTATTAAtaattgtgatatatatattatataataatgtatttacaATGTTATCTTGCCAACAACAGAATGCCATAGTTAGAATAAAGTAGTGCattgcaaaatatgaaaatagatatttCCATGCAATAACCATATCATATTGGTAAACTTTGCTGCATATTTTAAGTATAAAATTTTCTAtccacaaaaaaaaatgaatatttgctggatgtaatattaataaaattggtcacaacaataataattattaaacTTAAATTTAgtgaatattaataaaaaaaaattacgatTACCATAAATGGTAGATTAAAACAATAACtaatatt
This region of Glandiceps talaboti chromosome 4, keGlaTala1.1, whole genome shotgun sequence genomic DNA includes:
- the LOC144434593 gene encoding putative oxidoreductase YccK, whose product is MEKITLPGTELNVSRVCIGCWQFNGGQCDLTWPAQSEQTSRAIVDKALELGVNFFDTAEGYGDHMSEKVLGKCLGNRRKDVVIGTKFGKYRDGKQVEYTAEDIDKALTASLQALQTDYIDLYQAHWMVNCKNVKETVTELKRQQAKGRIRAYGVCNFGPKDITDVYDNEGSICTNQVPYNLLWRAIEYEIIPECLKRNIGVLAYSPLQQGLLCGQFTKPEDVPEGRRRTRHFSKDSTKHSRHGQKGAEAETFKTIDSIRDICKDASVSMPAASLSWLLAQQGISAVIVGARSPEQVEDNCKIVQLSTDTVMKLDECTEDLKDVFGSNPDMWSPVSRYH